The Temnothorax longispinosus isolate EJ_2023e chromosome 12, Tlon_JGU_v1, whole genome shotgun sequence genome includes a window with the following:
- the LOC139823414 gene encoding uncharacterized protein, translating into MSCQKGNASRSRPQRYQNHTSFKNNLHDKSQKTKLINSIEVNNVCERCKRIIEWKIKYKKYKALKAPMKCTKCEQKTVKHSYHNICLLCAKQQGVCPKCGQKKEIVEGKPSKEEQIKLDAEFKTILKTMSERKRRTFLRYISQSTKNKENSKSCTPGFDTDTDGIDSKDGNEDETSSKRREDLLMKLKSLAVEDDDDIDSDTDDERDVDVNSDVEDLS; encoded by the exons ATGAGTTGTCAGAAAGGAAACGCTAGTCGTTCGAGGCCTCAAAGATACCAAAATCACACGTCCTTTAAAAACAATCTACATGACAAATCTCAAAAAACAAAGCTAATTAACAGCATTGAAGTTAATAATGTATGCGAGCGttgtaaaagaataatagagtggaaaatcaaatataagaaatataaagcgCTTAAAGCTCCAATGAAGTGTACCAAGTGTGAGCAGAAAACTGTGAAACATTCTTATCATAATATCTGCTTGCTTTGCGCTAAGCAGCAAGGAGTTTGCCCGAAATGTGGACAGAAGAAGGAAATTGTAGAAGGGAAACCTAGTAAAGAAGAACAAATTAAACTAGATGCTGAGTTTAAAACAATTCTGAAAACGATGTCAGAACGAAAACGAAGAACATTCTTACGTTATATCAGTCAATCGA caaaaaataaggaaaatagTAAATCTTGTACCCCTGGATTTGACACCGATACAGATGGAATTGACAGCAAAGATGGAAATGAAGATGAAACAAGTtcgaagagaagagaagatttattaatgaaaCTAAAATCGTTAGCTGTAGAAGACGATGATGACATTGATAGTGATACTGATGATGAAAGAGATGTTGATGTTAACAGTGATGTTGAAGATTTGTCgtga
- the LOC139823413 gene encoding ciliary microtubule associated protein 1A-like, whose amino-acid sequence MEDKEKPGMLSCTIKGPGPVYKLPTLIGYSGHDPSRHRSPAYSIRARTGIKSYVIGPGPHYDVRNLTKSGPDNPPAYTIRGRKAWSLQDHAPGPGAYSPELCPPMNHSRRAPAYSIKSRGMTKYLDEGPGPNSYYLPTCIGPKVPDKPAQGAFSMIGHRKTREEIMGPGPAAYIKINYDTIKRRSPAYSLKGRHILLERYDGPAPIFYPLYDTRKRSPMYSFGIKHSECTGIPMTQLDED is encoded by the exons atggAGGACAAAGAAAAACCAGGAATGTTAAGTTGTACCATAAAAG GTCCTGGTCCAGTTTACAAATTGCCAACGTTAATTGGCTATAGTGGCCATGATCCATCTCGGCATAGAAGTCCAGCGTATAGTATACGAGCTCGAACTGGTATCAAGTCTTATGTGATAGGACCTGGTCCTCATTACGATGTcagaaatttaacaaaatctGGGCCGGACAATCCACCTGCTTACACAATCAGAGGAAGGAAAGCATGGAGCT TGCAAGACCATGCTCCAGGACCTGGAGCATACTCCCCCGAGTTGTGCCCACCGATGAATCATAGTCGTAGAGCACCAGCTTACAGTATCAAGTCACGAGGAATGACTAAGTATCTGGATGAAGGGCCTGGACCAAATTCGTACTATTTGCCAACGTGCATAGGGCCCAAGGTGCCTGATAAACCTGCTCAGGGTGCATTTTCCAT GATTGGTCATCGTAAGACACGCGAAGAAATTATGGGTCCAGGCCCGGCTGCATACATCAAAATAAACTATGATACGATAAAACGACGGAGTCCGGCGTATAGTCTAAAGGGAAGACACATTTTATTAGAAAGATATGACGGTCCGGCACCAATCTTTTATCCATTGTACGATACGCGAAAACGTTCTCCTATGTATTCATTTGGTATAAAGCATAGTGAATGTACCGGAATACCTATGACACAGCTGGACgaggattaa
- the Slv gene encoding sugar transporter SWEET1 codes for MEIKDVLALSASICTVLQFLAGVLVCKKYIRNGTTGDSSGLAFVTCFMSCSLWLRYGILIGDSFIISVNIFGTILQICYVLIHILYNVKRSTTIKQFTVAICLVLLVYLYSIYQRDKVLAERYVGFLSCSLTILFFASPLISLAHVIRMKSTESLPFPVIMASMIVSCQWFAYGCLLSDQFIQIPNFMGCILSAFQLSLFLIYPNKRADQAYFI; via the exons ATGGAGATTAAGGATGTACTTGCATTATCGGCATCAATTTGTACAGTTTTACAGTTTCTAGCTGGCGT ATTGGTatgcaagaaatatattagaaatggTACAACTGGGGATAGCTCGGGATTGGCCTTTGTGACGTGTTTCATGTC TTGTAGTCTGTGGCTAAGATATGGAATACTTATTGGAGATTCATTCAttatatctgtaaatatatttggaacaatattacaaatatgttatgtattaattcatattttatacaatgtaaAAAGATCAACTACTATTAAGCAGTTTACAGTAGCGATTTGTTTGGTTTTGCTTGTATATCTGTACAGTATTTATCAAAGAGACAAAGTTTTAGCTGAGAGATATGTAGGATTTCTTAGTTGCAGTTTGACTATATTATTCTTTGCATCGCCATTGATATCACTT GCACATGTGATAAGAATGAAAAGCACAGAAAGTTTACCATTTCCAGTCATAATGGCCTCCATGATAGTATCCTGCCAGTGGTTCGCATATGGATGTCTGCTCAGTGAccaatttatacaaataccAAATTTTATGGGTTGTATTTTGTCAGCTTTTCAACTTTCTTTGTTCTTGATTTACCCAAACAAACGAGCAGATCAAGCTTATTTCATATGA
- the LOC139822633 gene encoding uncharacterized protein, with protein MKIKRSKSLSPEPSSSKDTKRIKLEEFANFNGTTSSLNILEFSDDVLLNILKYLHPQDLMAISLCCQRFAQLAQDRTLWRRVDFRTNPILLDDLNQYMKFLQPITMSLAIRGNLICREGSSLTQKFFNNMKTLCDQLKELIIEEYYINGDKIHITDFPCTIEKLSLKGCKMNYLQNNKSYFFKMDLHMPNLTCLILSNCEWFTPHSLLVISKIPKLKELRLNSCHRLGECVAYASLATRFGFKTLEVLDLRDTALGDSEVGCFSSTKTLTHLYLECPSTWRNEESPEAVIQQQALRLPIFEDGNLAQFLVEDAFSFENYGFQRCLISDRAICALGSDTCDREVVNSFLAPQGMIILREDRRISNNPNLKTLVVRNYPRVTNSSLIHLALNASRLEYLDVTGTSVTRDGIESFKSQKNNVKVVSSFDET; from the exons ATGAAAATAAAGCGCAGTAAGTCTCTTTCTCCTGAACCATCTAGTAGCAAAGATACAAAACGTATAAAACTTGaagaatttgcaaattttaatgGAACAACATCATCTCTAAACATTCTTGAATTCTCGGATGatgttttacttaatatattgaaatatttacatccGCAAGATCTCATGGCGATCAGTTT ATGTTGTCAAAGATTTGCGCAGTTAGCGCAAGACAGAACTCTGTGGAGAAGAGTAGATTTTCGAACAAACCCTATACTTCTAGATGATTTGAATCAGTACATGAAGTTTTTACAGCCAATAACAATGAGTCTAGCAATACGTGGCAATCTGATTTGTCGCGAAGGTTCATCtcttacacaaaaattttttaacaatatgaAAACGCTATGCGACCAACTTAAAGAATTGATCATTGAAGAATATTACATCAATGGAGATAAG ATTCATATAACAGATTTTCCATGTACTATCGAAAAGCTTTCATTAAAAGGCTGCAAAATGAATTACTTACAGAATAATaagtcttatttttttaaaatggatCTTCACATGCCTAATTTGACA tgttTGATCTTAAGTAATTGTGAATGGTTTACGCCGCATTCCTTACTAGTTATCAGCAAAATACCAAAACTTAAGGAACTCAGATTGAACTCGTGTCACCGTCTGGGCGAGTGTGTTGCTTATGCTAGTTTAGCAACTAGATTTGGATTCAAGACATTagag gTTTTAGACTTACGGGATACAGCACTTGGAGATAGTGAAGTTGGTTGTTTTAGTAGTACTAAAACTCTAACGCATCTCTATTTGGAATGTCCTTCTACATGGAGAAATGAAGAATCGCCCGAAGCGGTTATACAACAACAGGCTTTGCGATTACCCATTTTTGAAGACGGCAATCTAGCACAG tttttagtCGAGGATGCATTTTCTTTTGAGAATTATGGATTTCAACGATGTTTGATATCAGATAGAGCAATCTGTGCACTTGGAAGCGATACTTGCGATAGGGAAGTTGTAAATAGCTTCCTTGCTCCACAAGGAATGATAATATTACGAGAAGATAGACGGATATCTAATAATCCAAATCTTAAAACATTAGTCGTTAG aaattatCCACGTGTAACAAATTCGAGTCTTATCCATTTGGCTTTAAATGCATCAAGATTGGAATACTTGGATGTTACTGGTACTTCTGTGACAAGAGATGGTATCGAATCCTTTAAATCAcaaaaaaacaatgttaaagtAGTCTCGTCATTTGATGAGACATAG